In the Pongo abelii isolate AG06213 chromosome 18, NHGRI_mPonAbe1-v2.0_pri, whole genome shotgun sequence genome, GGCTTGTCACCAGAGTGGCTGCCTTGGTGGTGAATGAAGCCGGGGAGGCAGGCTGTGGTCAGCCCACACTTCCGGCACTCGCAGGTTTTGGGGCTTGTAGACGGTTGCTCTTGGCAGTCTTCTTCCTCCGCAGGGCTAGAGCCTGACCATTTTCCGGGCGGGCAGCTGCCCCGGCCACACCAGGAAGGGCTGCTCAGACGGAGCCACCTCGCAATCCAGGGGTGACCTCGGGGCTCCCCGGGATGCGAATGTCCCGctcccccgccgccccgccccgtcCGGATTCTCCCTCGCCTCTTCTGGCGCGGCCGACTGCACTGCGGGTGAAGAACGCCCCGTTTCCTAGATGCCAGCTCCTGAGCTCACGAGCACGTCCAGAGCGGAGGACACTCGGGACACCGGGGTCCAGCTCCGGAAACGGAAAATTCCACAAGCCCGTCACTCTAGGAAGCGGCAGCGAACGTTCTCGGTAGGTTTAACCCTCTTCTTCCTCTGACCGAGCGAGGGCTCCCCATCTGCGGTGCGGTCAGGACCCCGCACTTTCGGCCTGACTAGGGGTTCTCGGAGTCCGTCCCGAGGACGGGCCGCACCACCGCTGGGGGGCAGCGAAGCGAGCCTAGAGGAGGAAAGGCGGTCCCCGCCGAGTGCACGCCGGAGGCGGAGCACGGCACGAAGGCTCCGTGGTCGGACGTCTGGGCTGTTCGGAGGCCCCGGTCCACCTGGAGGGCCCTGGAAGAGTTTCCAGCGCTTCCCGAGGTAGGCGTGAGAAGCTGGGCGCGGACCACATCTCCCTCATGCACCCCCCGCACGTCCCAGGTTGGGCAGCGATTAAGGTACCGCCGCACCTCCTGTGCAAGGACAGACTTCCGGGGTGGAGAACTACAACTTCCGACTTGCATCGCTGCGGTGGCGCTATTTAAACAGCGTCAGCGAGGCGGTGCCCGACGATTCCCCTGTCTTCCAGTTCCGCTCCCTGGGATCAGCGGCGAGAAGCGGGGCGGAGTCTGAGGCCCGAGCCAAGATGGCGGCTGCGAAGCCAACCCTCACGGACTCGCTCTCGTTCTGCCTCGCGCAGCTCGCGGCGGCGGCCGGGGAGGCTCTGGGTGGGGAAAAGGACCCAGCGACCAACGAGACACCCCTGAGCCGCGCGCTCCTAGCCCTCCGCACGCGCCACATCAAGGCAGCGGGGGGAATAGAGCGCTTCCGGGCACGCGGCGGGCTCCGCCCCCTACTCGCGCTGCTACGGCGAGCGGCTGCAGCGGGTTCCGCCCCGTCCCAGGCAGGCCCCGGCTCCGCCCCCTCGTCGGCCGCGTCGGCAGCTTCTAGCCCCGCCCCCGAGTCGGGCCCCGCCCCCTCCGCTGTGTCGTCGTCTATTCCTACGCCGCCAGTGCGCCTGCGCAAGACGCTGGACTTGGCGCTCAGCATCCTAGCCGATTGCTGTACGGAAGGGGCGTGCCGGTCCGAAGTGCGCAGACTCGGAGGCATACTCCCTTTGGGTAAGTGCTCCGCCCCCGTTTCCTAGAAAGATGAGGTTTGCAACTCCCTTGCTGTCTGGACCCGGGCAGTCTGGAGTTCTTTGTGTCACATCCCGGAATAACGTGCTTTGTGATGGCGCATCGCTCCTGTTTCTCAATCTGTTGTGCCCCGTGACGTCACTGCACTCTCTATAGATGAGAGAGAGCCCTCCCAGACCAGATAATTATAGCCATTATCTAGGAATTGGTTGTTGAGGACTTCTTTCGAAGCTGGACTAGCGGAGGCCAGAGTTATTTGGTGATTTTTTCAGATGATTCTTATCGTCCAATTATGATGTTCATAGCAGACATTCAGTGCCCACTATGTGTCCGGCCCTGTGCAAGGTTCTGAAGCCCCACTGATGAGCTGGAAGATGTAGTGGTTCAGAAAGAGAGTTCTGCAAAAGAAGTCACCTAACCCCTCCGAGGCTAGGATTCCTTGTAAAATGGGGCAATAATAGCTACCTCAAAAAATCAGAGTGGGGAGAAAACGAAGTACAAATATAGCATgaatatgcaaatattctaaGCATGACACGTATTTCAAGTTATTAAAAACTAGcataagctgggtgcagtggtacatgcgtgtagttccagctatttgggaggctgaggtgggaggatcccttgagcctaggaggtcgaggctgcagtgaacaatgactgtgcctgtgaatagccactgcattccagcctgggcaacgtaacaaGACCTCGTATCttagaaaaccaaacaaaacagtaGTCGCTTAGgaagcaggaaaaaataaataaaaataattaaaaccagCACAGTAAGAACAAATCCTAGCAAAACATAAGCTTTTCTGTTTACCAGCTAAATTGGTGCCTCCTAGTGGCAATGTGTGAAAGCAGTTTACATGTCACTACCCGCCTTCCACGAAATTATGCTAGTTTTGATGACATCTTAACTTTTCGGATAAAGGGAagcattaatatatttaaaatttacataaaatgtatcTGGACCGTATATGTTTGACAAGAGCCTTGGTTATTAAATAACCCCCATCATTCAGctactatttttcattttaaatatcttctgaatttatctgcttctctctcttcctacTTCCATTGTGTGCCCAGAGACTGGTATCTCTGTGCTGTGTGATGCCAGTAGCTGGGTTGGTTCAAGCTATTGTCTTTTCATGCTTGGACTATTATGACAGCCTTTTGACTCCCCCCTTCCTATTCTTTCCCCCGTAATGCATTCTCCCTATGGATGCCAGGATTGTATCATGTCACTCCCCTTCATAAAACCCTTGTGTGGCCCCCAGTGCCTTCACATTCAAGTCCTGACCCCTTGGCCTGACATTTGAAGCCTTTCACAGACACTGCATCTTACCTCTGGGCCTTTGGAAAGGCTACTTCCAAACCTGAAATGCCTTCTCACACCCCCATCCACCGTGCTTCTGGCAAATACCTTCCTGTGTACCCCTCCAGACCCAGCCCAAGTGTtagcctctttctttttatttttttgagatgaagtcttgctctgtcatccaggctggagtgcagtgacacgatctcagcttactgcaacctctgcctcctgggttcaagcaattctgccacagcctcctgggtagctgggattacaggcgcataccaccatgtccagataatttttgtatttttagtagagatggggtttggccccgttggccaggctggtcttgaactcctgacctcaagtgacccacccaccttggtcccccaaagtgctaggattacaggcttgagccactgtgccctgctgacCATTAGCCTCTTCTGAAAGCCTTCCAGGCCCTCTCAGGCCACGTTCTCCAGGTTATTGAGGAGAGAGACAGTAAGGGGTAGAACCCTCACAAGCCCAAACTGTCCTTGCAGTGACCATTCTTCAGTGCATGAAGACAGACAGCATCCAGAACCGAACGGCCCGTGCCCTGGGGAACTTAGCCATGGAACCTGAGAGCTGTGGGGACATCCACTGTGCTGGTGAGAGGCTGTGAGGTTGGGGTCTGCTAGGGCTTGGGGCAGAAGAAAGGCTTGAGTGTCTGTCCTTGTTCACCCTCTGTGCTCCCCTTTCCTGCCCTCAGGTGCTGTTCCCCTGCTTGTGGAGAGCCTGACAGCCTGCCAGGACTCGCAGTGCCTACAGAGCGTGGTGCGTGCCCTCCGTAACCTGGCAGACTCACCCCAGCACCGCCTGGCCCTGGCACAGCAGGGAGCAGTGCGCCCGCTGGCCGAGCTCCTGGCCACTGCCCCAGATGCTGCACTGACCTTAGCCCTCGTCCGTGCCCTCCTAGAACTCAGCCGAGGCTGCTCCCGGGCCTGTGCTGAGCAGCTAAGTCTGGGTGGGGGATTGGGCCCACTCGTCAGCCTGGCTTCCCACCCCAAGCGGGCAGTACGCGAGGGAACCATTCTGATCCTCGCCAACCTGTGTGCCCAGGGCCTGATTCGGCCTGCACTGGGCAATGCTGGTGGCGTGGAGGTGCTGGTAGATGAGCTCCGGCAGCGCCGGGGTCCTAATGGAGCTAGCCCAACCTCCCAGCAGCCCCTGGTGCGGGCTGTGTGTCTCCTGTGTCGTGAGGCCATCAACCGGGCCCGACTGCGGGATGCTGGTGGCTTGGATCTACTGATGGGCCTGCTGCGGGACCCTCGTGCAAGCGCATGGCACCCTCGTATTGTGGCTGCCCTTGTGGGGTTTCTGTATGACACTGGGGCCCTGGGCCGGCTGCAGGCTCTGGGACTTGTGCCTCTCCTGGCTGGGCAGCTGTGTGGTGAGGCtggtgaggaggaagaagagggaagagaagcTGCTTCCTGGGACTTCCCTGAGGAGAGGACCCCTGAGCGGGCACAGGGTGGAAGCTTCCGGAGCCTCAGGTGAGTCCCTGTCTCAGGGCTTGGGAGGGTGAGCAGTGCGGTGATGTGGGGTTTGTGTCTGTCTTGGTCGTCTTCACTATCTCTGCCCCCATTCTGTCTGAATAAGACTTATAACCCAGACTCCTGATTCCCACACGACCACCTGCCAGTTCCTATTTAACACACTCCACTCCCCTGggtctaccttttttttttttgagacagggtctcactctgtcgcctaggctggaatgcagtggtgccatctccactcactgcaacctccacctccttggttcaagcagttctcctgcctcagcctcctgagtagctgggattacaggtgccggccaccactcccagttaatttttgtatttttaatagagacaaggtttcaccatgttggccagcctggtctcgaactcctgacctcagatgatccacccgcctcagcctcccaaagtcctgggattacaggcgtgaaccactgcactggCTGGATCTACCTTTTAACCTTGGTTCCATGCCAGCACCTTTGAACTTTGGGCCCCAGACAAGTTCATTGGGAGGTGGGATATACGCTGGTTAAGATGGTGGGCTCTGGAGTCCAAGTTCTTACTCTGTTACCATCACTCATGAGCTGAAGCATCACAGGAAAGCTGAggaactctttattttttttttaaacattagagTTGgggatctcgctttgttgcccaggctgttcttgaactcttggcttccaGTGaccctcctggctcagcctcccaaagtgtagggattacagatgtgagccaccatgccc is a window encoding:
- the ARMC5 gene encoding armadillo repeat-containing protein 5 isoform X1, yielding MPAPELTSTSRAEDTRDTGVQLRKRKIPQARHSRKRQRTFSFRSLGSAARSGAESEARAKMAAAKPTLTDSLSFCLAQLAAAAGEALGGEKDPATNETPLSRALLALRTRHIKAAGGIERFRARGGLRPLLALLRRAAAAGSAPSQAGPGSAPSSAASAASSPAPESGPAPSAVSSSIPTPPVRLRKTLDLALSILADCCTEGACRSEVRRLGGILPLVTILQCMKTDSIQNRTARALGNLAMEPESCGDIHCAGAVPLLVESLTACQDSQCLQSVVRALRNLADSPQHRLALAQQGAVRPLAELLATAPDAALTLALVRALLELSRGCSRACAEQLSLGGGLGPLVSLASHPKRAVREGTILILANLCAQGLIRPALGNAGGVEVLVDELRQRRGPNGASPTSQQPLVRAVCLLCREAINRARLRDAGGLDLLMGLLRDPRASAWHPRIVAALVGFLYDTGALGRLQALGLVPLLAGQLCGEAGEEEEEGREAASWDFPEERTPERAQGGSFRSLRSWLISEGYATGPDDISPDWSPEQCPPEPMEPASPAPTPTSLRAPRTQRTPGRSPAAAIEEPWGREGPALLLLSRFSQAPDPSGALVTGPALYGLLTYVTGAPGPPSPRALRILSRLTCNPACLEAFVRSYGAALLRAWLVLGVAPDDWPAPRARPTLHSRHRELGERLLQNLTVQAESPFGVGALTHLLLSGSPEDRVACALTLPFICRKPSLWRRLLLEQGGLRLLLAALTRPAPHPLFLFFAADSLSCLQDLVSPTVSPAVPQAVPMDLDSPSPCLYEPLLGPAPVPAPDLHFLLDSGLQLPAQRAASATASPFFRALLSGSFAEAQMDLVPLRGLSPGAAWPVLHHLHGCRGCGAALGPVPPPGQPLLGSEAEEALEAAGRFLLPGLEEELEEAVGRIHLGPQGGPESVGEVFRLGRPRLSAHCARWTLGSEQCPRKRGLALVGLVEAAGEEAGPLTEALLAVVMGIELGARVPA
- the ARMC5 gene encoding armadillo repeat-containing protein 5 isoform X5; translated protein: MVTLGAGVRLFIGAYPVALNQIRAASEASAITRTTMPAPELTSTSRAEDTRDTGVQLRKRKIPQARHSRKRQRTFSFRSLGSAARSGAESEARAKMAAAKPTLTDSLSFCLAQLAAAAGEALGGEKDPATNETPLSRALLALRTRHIKAAGGIERFRARGGLRPLLALLRRAAAAGSAPSQAGPGSAPSSAASAASSPAPESGPAPSAVSSSIPTPPVRLRKTLDLALSILADCCTEGACRSEVRRLGGILPLVTILQCMKTDSIQNRTARALGNLAMEPESCGDIHCAGAVPLLVESLTACQDSQCLQSVVRALRNLADSPQHRLALAQQGAVRPLAELLATAPDAALTLALVRALLELSRGCSRACAEQLSLGGGLGPLVSLASHPKRAVREGTILILANLCAQGLIRPALGNAGGVEVLVDELRQRRGPNGASPTSQQPLVRAVCLLCREAINRARLRDAGGLDLLMGLLRDPRASAWHPRIVAALVGFLYDTGALGRLQALGLVPLLAGQLCGEAGEEEEEGREAASWDFPEERTPERAQGGSFRSLRSWLISEGYATGPDDISPDWSPEQCPPEPMEPASPAPTPTSLRAPRTQRTPGRSPAAAIEEPWGREGPALLLLSRFSQAPDPSGALVTGPALYGLLTYVTGAPGPPSPRALRILSRLTCNPACLEAFVRSYGAALLRAWLVLGVAPDDWPAPRARPTLHSRHRELGERLLQNLTVQAESPFGVGALTHLLLSGSPEDRVACALTLPFICRKPSLWRRLLLEQGGLRLLLAALTRPAPHPLFLFFAADSLSCLQDLVSPTVSPAVPQAVPMDLDSPSPCLYEPLLGPAPVPAPDLHFLLDSGLQLPAQRAASATASPFFRALLSGSFAEAQMDLVPLRGLSPGAAWPVLHHLHGCRGCGAALGPVPPPGQPLLGSEAEEALEAAGRFLLPGLEEELEEAVGRIHLGPQGGPESVGEVFRLGRPRLSAHCARWTLGSEQCPRKRGLALVGLVEAAGEEAGPLTEALLAVVMGIELGARVPA